In Halovulum dunhuangense, one genomic interval encodes:
- a CDS encoding RNA polymerase sigma factor, with the protein MEPSDAVLVRAAKAGDGPSFGLLVARHYDRIYRLGYRVLGIRAEAEDLAQDICAALPARLTSFRGEAAFTTWLHRLVLNAARDRLRRQAAKARASDGWGEVEHARRAEAAEAHAAQAWLDAALAALPGDLRETVALVLGEDLTHAQAAEVLEISEGTVSWRMSEVRRRLRALAEEELRA; encoded by the coding sequence ATGGAGCCGAGCGATGCTGTTCTGGTGCGTGCCGCAAAGGCGGGGGACGGTCCGTCCTTCGGCCTGCTGGTCGCGCGGCACTACGACCGGATCTATCGCCTTGGCTACCGTGTCCTGGGCATCAGGGCCGAGGCCGAGGACCTGGCGCAGGACATCTGCGCGGCGCTGCCCGCAAGGCTGACGTCGTTCCGGGGCGAGGCCGCCTTCACCACCTGGCTGCACCGGCTGGTGCTGAACGCGGCGCGGGACAGATTGCGCCGGCAGGCCGCCAAGGCCCGCGCATCGGATGGCTGGGGCGAGGTCGAACATGCCCGCCGCGCCGAAGCGGCAGAAGCGCATGCAGCGCAGGCCTGGCTTGACGCGGCGCTGGCGGCTTTGCCCGGCGACCTGCGTGAAACCGTGGCGCTGGTGCTGGGCGAGGATCTGACCCATGCCCAGGCGGCCGAGGTGCTGGAGATATCCGAAGGCACCGTCAGCTGGCGCATGAGCGAGGTTCGCCGCCGCCTGCGCGCGCTGGCAGAAGAGGAGTTGCGAGCATGA
- a CDS encoding vWA domain-containing protein: MTEDPLDRLRGAMKDGTPPASDAARDRALRIAAENFARHTQGSQAQVRPTPDRPTKAAGFWKGVRAMLNTLTPTRALVGTTALASIAVAAVLVRDIDPTRPAFAPSEFDASDSLLAEPAISPPAPQVVPPQARMSNAAPPVAAVSPIAESDMAGMPMPEGEQFPELTGAGLKITAEHPVSTFSIDVDTASYALLRSSLQGGYKLPADAIRIEEMLNYFDYAYPQPEGADALRPSVSVAPTPWNPDTRLLHVAITSAIPDGTRPPLDLVFLIDTSGSMDMPDKLPLLLRSFGLLLDRLDENDSVSIVTYAGSAGMALDPTPASERQTILAALGQLSAGGGTAGGAGLETAYAVAERMQRDGSETRVILATDGDFNLGLSDPARLEEYIAEKREGGVSLSVLGFGRGNINDAIMQSLAQNGNGFAAYIDTLSEARRVLVEDMTASLVTAASDVKVQIEFNPAQVSEYRLIGYETRALDRTDFADDRVDAGEVGAGHQVTAIYEITPRGSAAERARPLRYGEAAPVGTPSDELAYLSLRYKQPGETESKLIDMPILPDAADIPTRETEFAAAVAGFGLLLRGEDLPGWDWPEAEALARGAIGADPFGYRAELVRLIGLAGMIE; this comes from the coding sequence ATGACCGAAGACCCGCTCGACCGCCTCCGGGGCGCGATGAAGGACGGCACGCCGCCTGCATCGGACGCGGCGCGCGACCGTGCGCTTCGCATCGCCGCGGAAAATTTTGCCCGCCACACCCAAGGATCGCAGGCGCAAGTGCGTCCCACACCAGACCGGCCCACGAAGGCGGCCGGGTTCTGGAAAGGAGTACGCGCCATGCTGAACACCCTGACCCCCACCCGCGCGCTGGTCGGCACCACCGCGCTGGCCAGCATCGCCGTCGCGGCGGTGCTGGTGCGGGACATCGACCCCACCCGCCCGGCCTTTGCGCCCAGCGAGTTCGACGCAAGCGACAGCCTTCTGGCCGAGCCGGCGATCAGCCCGCCGGCCCCGCAGGTCGTTCCGCCGCAGGCCCGCATGAGCAATGCCGCGCCCCCGGTTGCCGCGGTCAGCCCGATTGCGGAAAGCGACATGGCCGGCATGCCCATGCCTGAGGGCGAGCAGTTCCCGGAACTGACGGGCGCCGGGCTGAAGATCACGGCAGAGCATCCCGTCTCCACCTTCTCGATCGACGTGGACACGGCATCCTATGCGCTGCTTCGCTCCTCGCTCCAGGGCGGCTACAAGCTGCCCGCCGATGCAATCCGCATCGAGGAGATGCTCAACTATTTCGACTACGCCTATCCGCAGCCCGAGGGTGCCGACGCGCTGCGTCCGTCGGTATCGGTGGCGCCCACGCCCTGGAACCCGGACACGCGGCTTCTGCATGTGGCGATCACCAGCGCGATACCGGATGGCACGCGCCCCCCGCTCGACCTGGTGTTCCTGATCGACACCTCGGGCTCGATGGACATGCCGGACAAGCTGCCGCTTCTGCTGCGCTCCTTCGGCCTGCTGCTCGACCGGCTGGACGAGAATGACAGCGTCTCGATCGTGACCTATGCCGGGTCGGCGGGCATGGCGCTCGACCCGACACCGGCCAGCGAGCGGCAGACGATCCTCGCGGCACTCGGCCAACTCTCGGCCGGCGGTGGGACCGCGGGCGGCGCGGGGCTGGAAACGGCCTATGCGGTGGCCGAGCGCATGCAACGCGACGGGTCCGAGACGCGGGTGATCCTGGCGACCGACGGGGATTTCAACCTTGGTCTGTCGGATCCAGCGCGGCTGGAGGAATATATCGCGGAAAAGCGCGAAGGCGGCGTCAGCCTGTCGGTTCTGGGCTTTGGCCGCGGCAACATCAACGACGCGATCATGCAGAGCCTGGCGCAGAACGGAAACGGTTTCGCCGCCTATATCGACACCCTGTCCGAGGCCCGGCGCGTGCTGGTCGAGGACATGACCGCAAGCCTTGTCACCGCGGCAAGCGACGTGAAGGTGCAGATCGAGTTCAACCCGGCACAGGTCTCGGAATACCGGCTGATCGGCTACGAGACGCGGGCACTGGATCGCACGGATTTCGCGGACGATCGGGTGGATGCCGGAGAAGTGGGCGCCGGCCATCAGGTGACGGCGATCTACGAGATCACGCCGCGTGGGTCTGCCGCGGAACGCGCGCGCCCGCTCCGCTATGGAGAGGCGGCCCCGGTCGGCACCCCCTCGGACGAGCTGGCGTATCTTTCCCTGCGCTACAAGCAGCCCGGAGAGACGGAAAGCAAGCTGATCGATATGCCGATCCTGCCCGACGCCGCCGATATTCCCACCCGGGAGACCGAGTTCGCCGCCGCCGTCGCAGGCTTCGGACTGCTGTTGCGCGGCGAAGACCTGCCCGGATGGGACTGGCCGGAAGCCGAGGCGCTGGCACGCGGCGCCATCGGCGCGGACCCGTTCGGCTACCGGGCAGAACTGGTGCGGCTGATCGGTCTGGCCGGGATGATCGAATGA
- a CDS encoding Hsp20 family protein, with translation MRSYDLSPLYRSTVGFDRLANMLDTVLSNDTGGQTYPPYNIEKTGDNAYRITVAVAGFTEAELEIEARDGQLVISGKKAPEDGDRRYLHRGIATRAFERRFQLADHVRATGAVTENGLLHVDLVREVPEELKPRRIEIATAPALEPAAN, from the coding sequence ATGCGTAGCTATGACCTTTCCCCGCTGTACCGCTCGACCGTCGGTTTCGACCGGCTGGCCAACATGCTCGACACCGTCCTGAGCAACGATACCGGCGGGCAGACATATCCCCCCTACAACATCGAGAAGACCGGCGATAACGCCTATCGCATCACGGTCGCCGTGGCCGGGTTCACCGAAGCCGAACTGGAGATCGAGGCCCGCGACGGGCAGCTGGTGATTTCCGGCAAGAAGGCGCCCGAGGATGGCGACCGGCGTTACCTGCACCGCGGGATCGCGACCCGTGCCTTCGAGCGGCGCTTCCAGCTGGCCGATCATGTCCGCGCGACCGGCGCCGTGACCGAGAACGGCCTGCTGCATGTGGACCTTGTCCGCGAGGTGCCCGAAGAGCTGAAGCCGCGGCGTATCGAGATCGCCACGGCGCCGGCGCTGGAACCAGCGGCGAACTGA
- a CDS encoding trypsin-like serine peptidase codes for MRWLIGTFLALATLGLPAGASDPSAPRLLVDATEARAWAGVGRLDLADAGFCTATLITDRHVLTAAHCLFSRRTGELYAPERIVFQAGLRNGRAAATRSGRRFILHDEYRYDDEDKLKRVATDLAIVELDLPIRNATIVPFQPHRYPRSGDRVTMVSYAAGREDAPALQEECNMLDIRGDVLVYSCDVTFGASGSPAFIMSEDGPRIASIVSAMAQWREKEVSLAASLGSPLETLLARLEETDPVFRSTIASEDGSRPSIALQLGRDASNGLPQIDR; via the coding sequence ATGCGGTGGTTGATCGGAACGTTTCTGGCTCTTGCGACGCTTGGCTTGCCGGCCGGCGCCAGTGATCCGAGCGCGCCGCGCCTGCTGGTCGATGCGACCGAGGCTCGGGCCTGGGCAGGGGTTGGGCGGCTGGACCTGGCCGATGCGGGGTTCTGCACCGCCACCTTGATCACCGATCGCCATGTGCTGACAGCTGCCCATTGCCTGTTCTCGCGCCGCACCGGAGAGCTTTACGCGCCCGAGCGCATCGTCTTTCAGGCCGGGCTGCGCAACGGGCGGGCCGCCGCGACCCGGAGCGGGCGGCGCTTCATCCTGCATGACGAGTACCGCTATGACGACGAGGACAAGCTGAAGCGCGTGGCGACGGATCTTGCCATCGTGGAACTGGACCTGCCGATCCGCAACGCGACCATCGTGCCGTTTCAGCCGCATCGCTACCCCCGCTCGGGCGACCGGGTGACGATGGTCAGCTATGCTGCCGGGCGGGAGGATGCGCCGGCGCTGCAGGAAGAGTGCAACATGCTCGATATCCGCGGTGACGTGCTGGTCTATTCCTGCGACGTGACCTTCGGCGCGTCGGGCTCGCCGGCCTTCATCATGTCCGAGGACGGGCCGCGCATCGCCTCGATCGTGTCCGCGATGGCGCAGTGGCGCGAGAAGGAGGTTTCGCTGGCCGCCTCTCTCGGATCCCCGCTCGAGACGTTGCTTGCCCGGCTCGAGGAAACCGACCCGGTATTCCGATCGACCATCGCTAGCGAGGACGGGTCGCGCCCTTCCATCGCGTTGCAGCTCGGGCGCGACGCGAGCAACGGGCTGCCGCAGATCGACCGCTGA
- the glcF gene encoding glycolate oxidase subunit GlcF: protein MQTNFTPEQLKDPAIARANEVLRACVHCGFCTATCPTYQVLGDELDSPRGRIYLIKDMLENDRPADAKTVKHIDRCLSCLACMTTCPSGVHYMHLVDHARAHIEKTYRRPFMDRALRWVLARILPYPGRFRLALLGARIGRPLRRFLPDPRLRAMLEMAPATIPPVSRNDDPQVLPAMGERRMRVALMTGCAQRALDTDINDATIRLLRRHGCEVVIAEGAGCCGALTHHMGREDESHSAAARNIRAWVREMDGAGLDAIVINTSGCGTTVKDYGHMFRTGPMAGEAARVSSIARDVTEVMAQIGLRGAVHAPQLRVAYHAACSLQHGQKITTHPKKLLKDAGFEVVEPANAHLCCGSAGTYNLMQPEISKELKARKVATLEAVAPQVIAAGNIGCMMQIGSGTGVPVVHTVELLDWATGGPVPRKWQQRVPLAAE from the coding sequence ATGCAGACGAACTTCACCCCCGAACAGCTGAAGGATCCCGCCATCGCGCGCGCCAACGAGGTGCTGCGCGCCTGCGTCCATTGCGGTTTCTGCACGGCGACCTGTCCCACCTACCAGGTGCTGGGCGACGAGTTGGACAGCCCGCGCGGCCGGATCTACCTGATCAAGGACATGCTGGAGAACGACCGTCCGGCGGATGCGAAGACGGTCAAGCATATCGACCGGTGCCTGAGCTGCCTTGCCTGCATGACGACCTGCCCCTCGGGCGTGCATTACATGCATCTGGTCGACCATGCCCGCGCGCATATCGAGAAGACCTATCGCCGGCCCTTCATGGACCGGGCGTTGCGCTGGGTTCTGGCGCGGATCCTGCCTTATCCGGGGCGCTTCCGGCTGGCGCTGCTGGGGGCCAGGATCGGCCGGCCGCTGCGCCGCTTCCTGCCCGACCCGCGGCTGCGCGCCATGCTGGAGATGGCGCCCGCGACGATCCCGCCCGTGTCGCGCAATGACGATCCGCAGGTTCTCCCGGCCATGGGCGAGCGGCGGATGCGGGTTGCCCTGATGACCGGCTGCGCGCAGCGCGCACTCGATACCGACATCAATGACGCGACGATCCGGCTGCTGCGCCGGCATGGCTGCGAGGTGGTGATCGCCGAGGGGGCGGGGTGCTGCGGGGCCCTGACGCATCACATGGGCCGCGAGGACGAGAGCCACTCGGCCGCCGCGAGGAACATCCGCGCCTGGGTGCGCGAGATGGATGGTGCGGGCCTGGATGCCATCGTCATCAACACCTCCGGTTGCGGCACCACTGTCAAGGATTACGGCCACATGTTCCGCACCGGTCCGATGGCGGGGGAGGCGGCGCGCGTGTCTTCCATCGCGCGGGACGTGACCGAGGTGATGGCCCAGATCGGGCTGAGGGGTGCGGTCCATGCGCCGCAGCTGCGGGTGGCCTATCACGCCGCCTGTTCGCTTCAGCACGGGCAGAAGATCACCACCCATCCGAAGAAACTGCTCAAGGATGCCGGCTTCGAGGTGGTGGAGCCCGCGAACGCGCATCTTTGCTGTGGCAGTGCCGGCACCTACAACCTGATGCAGCCCGAGATCTCGAAGGAGCTGAAGGCGCGCAAGGTCGCGACGCTGGAGGCGGTGGCGCCGCAGGTGATCGCGGCCGGCAACATCGGCTGCATGATGCAGATCGGGTCGGGCACGGGGGTCCCGGTGGTGCACACGGTCGAACTGCTGGACTGGGCGACCGGCGGCCCGGTGCCGCGCAAGTGGCAGCAGCGGGTGCCGCTGGCGGCCGAGTGA
- the glcE gene encoding glycolate oxidase subunit GlcE, whose translation MEPRDEAELAGIVADAAAAGRALCIKGGGTRQELGHPVEGASLSLRGVSGITLYEPGALTLVARAGTPLDEIEAALAAEGQRLPFEPMDHRLLFGTDGAPTIGGVVAANVSGPRRVQAGACRDSLIGVRFVDGSGAVLKNGGRVMKNVTGYDLVKLMAGSHGTLGVLTEVSFKLLPAPETAATLRIAGLGDAEAVAAMSAALGSPYDVTGAAHLPAGTGDGPLTLIRLEGFEKSIAYRSAALRDQLGRFGPVEIETDATEVAARWAGLRDARAVSGGAGDIWRISVKPGDGPAARAALGPETVSHFDWGGGLIWARVPEGQDVRAALAGIPGHATLVRASAATKARLGVFQPEAPPLARIAAGLRARFDPRGILNPGRMG comes from the coding sequence ATCGAACCGAGGGACGAGGCGGAACTGGCCGGGATCGTGGCGGACGCGGCAGCGGCCGGGCGCGCGCTTTGCATCAAGGGCGGGGGCACGCGCCAGGAGCTGGGTCATCCGGTCGAGGGCGCATCGCTGTCGCTTCGGGGGGTGTCGGGTATAACGCTCTACGAGCCGGGCGCGCTGACGCTGGTCGCGCGGGCGGGCACGCCCCTGGACGAGATCGAGGCGGCGCTGGCCGCCGAGGGGCAGCGGCTGCCTTTCGAGCCGATGGACCACCGGCTGCTGTTCGGGACCGATGGTGCGCCGACCATCGGCGGGGTCGTGGCCGCCAACGTCTCGGGCCCGCGGCGGGTCCAGGCCGGCGCCTGCCGCGACAGCCTGATCGGCGTGCGCTTCGTGGACGGGAGCGGCGCGGTCCTGAAGAATGGCGGGCGGGTGATGAAGAACGTCACCGGCTACGACCTGGTGAAGCTGATGGCCGGCAGCCATGGCACGCTGGGCGTGCTGACCGAGGTGTCCTTCAAGCTGCTGCCGGCACCCGAGACGGCCGCGACGCTGCGGATTGCAGGGCTTGGCGATGCAGAGGCCGTAGCGGCGATGTCGGCGGCGCTGGGCTCTCCTTATGACGTGACGGGGGCAGCGCATCTGCCGGCGGGGACCGGGGACGGGCCGCTGACCCTGATCCGGCTGGAGGGTTTCGAGAAGTCCATCGCCTATCGCTCGGCGGCGCTGCGGGACCAGCTGGGCCGGTTCGGCCCGGTCGAGATCGAGACGGACGCGACCGAGGTGGCGGCGCGCTGGGCCGGCCTGCGCGATGCGCGCGCCGTTTCGGGCGGCGCGGGCGACATCTGGCGGATTTCGGTCAAGCCTGGCGACGGGCCGGCGGCGCGGGCGGCCCTGGGGCCCGAGACGGTCAGCCATTTCGACTGGGGCGGCGGGCTGATCTGGGCCCGCGTGCCCGAGGGACAGGATGTGCGCGCGGCGCTGGCCGGCATCCCGGGCCATGCGACGCTGGTGCGCGCGAGTGCTGCGACCAAGGCGCGGCTGGGCGTGTTCCAGCCCGAGGCGCCGCCGCTGGCGCGTATCGCGGCCGGGCTTCGGGCCAGGTTCGATCCGCGCGGCATCCTGAATCCGGGGCGCATGGGCTGA
- a CDS encoding FAD-linked oxidase C-terminal domain-containing protein, with protein sequence MQMPDPDQSVLARKEAIVAGLGRILPADAVISDPAETRAYECDALTAYRCPPLAAVLPSTTEEVAAVLRFCHEQGVKVVPRGSGTSLAGGALPTADSIILGVARMNAVLETDYANRVIRVQTGRTNLSVTGAVEADDFFYAPDPSSQLACAIAGNIGMNSGGAHCLKYGVTTNNLLGVKLVTMQGEIVELGGAHLDAAGYDLLGVLCGSEGQLGVVTEATLRILRKPEGARPIMMGFDANEVAGACVSDIIKAGVLPVAIEFMDRPCIRACEAFAKAGYPDVEALLIVEVEGSEAEIEEQLAKIKEIALRHNPTELRESRSAEQSAAIWKGRKSAFGAMGQINDYMCLDGTIPVSQLPHVLRRIGEMSKEFGLDVANVFHAGDGNMHPLILFDANKPGDLERCEAFGAEILKLCVEVGGCLTGEHGVGVEKRDLMLAQYTPEDIEAQLRVKDVFDPKWLLNPAKVFPLETTETRRAA encoded by the coding sequence ATGCAGATGCCCGACCCCGACCAGAGCGTCCTCGCCCGCAAGGAGGCGATCGTGGCGGGCCTGGGCCGCATCCTGCCCGCCGACGCCGTCATCTCGGATCCGGCGGAGACGCGCGCCTACGAATGCGACGCGCTGACCGCCTATCGCTGCCCGCCCCTGGCCGCGGTCCTGCCCTCGACCACCGAAGAGGTCGCCGCGGTGCTGCGCTTCTGCCACGAGCAGGGGGTCAAGGTGGTGCCGCGCGGCTCGGGCACATCGCTTGCCGGTGGCGCGCTTCCGACCGCCGACAGCATCATCCTGGGCGTCGCGCGGATGAACGCGGTGCTGGAAACCGATTACGCGAACCGGGTGATCCGGGTGCAGACCGGGCGCACCAACCTGAGCGTGACCGGCGCGGTCGAGGCGGATGACTTCTTCTACGCGCCCGACCCGTCGAGCCAGCTTGCCTGCGCCATCGCCGGCAATATCGGCATGAATTCCGGCGGCGCGCACTGCCTGAAATACGGGGTTACCACCAACAACCTGCTGGGCGTCAAGCTGGTGACGATGCAGGGCGAGATCGTGGAGCTTGGCGGCGCGCATCTGGATGCGGCCGGATACGATCTGCTGGGCGTTCTCTGCGGTTCCGAGGGCCAACTGGGCGTCGTGACCGAAGCGACGCTGAGGATCCTGCGCAAGCCCGAGGGCGCGCGGCCGATCATGATGGGCTTCGACGCGAACGAGGTGGCGGGCGCCTGCGTGTCGGACATCATCAAGGCAGGCGTGCTGCCGGTGGCGATCGAGTTCATGGACCGGCCCTGCATCCGCGCCTGCGAGGCCTTTGCCAAGGCCGGCTACCCGGATGTCGAGGCGTTGCTGATCGTCGAGGTCGAGGGCTCTGAGGCCGAGATCGAGGAGCAGCTTGCGAAGATCAAGGAGATTGCCCTGCGCCACAACCCGACCGAACTGCGCGAAAGCCGGTCGGCCGAGCAGTCGGCCGCGATCTGGAAGGGCCGCAAGTCCGCCTTTGGCGCGATGGGGCAGATCAACGACTACATGTGCCTCGACGGAACGATCCCGGTCAGCCAGCTGCCGCATGTCCTGCGCCGCATCGGCGAGATGTCGAAGGAATTCGGCCTGGACGTCGCCAACGTGTTCCATGCGGGCGACGGCAACATGCACCCGCTGATCCTGTTCGATGCCAACAAACCAGGCGACCTGGAGCGGTGCGAGGCATTCGGGGCCGAGATCCTGAAACTCTGCGTGGAGGTGGGCGGCTGCCTGACCGGCGAGCATGGGGTGGGCGTCGAGAAGCGCGACCTGATGCTGGCGCAATACACGCCAGAGGATATCGAGGCGCAACTGCGGGTGAAGGACGTGTTCGACCCGAAATGGCTGCTGAACCCGGCCAAGGTATTCCCCCTGGAGACGACCGAGACGCGGCGCGCGGCATGA
- a CDS encoding DUF599 domain-containing protein — MPDRALTLMQLFAPLDWAALVLLLGAMLGATLLIEHPPARRLSTHVLMRRYRREWMLEMAARDVRIFDSQVLAILRQGSSFFASTTLIVIGGGAALLGQPERLRTVALDIVPELTGPLIVWEIKLLVVLLVLLAAFLKFVWAIRLFGYCAVMIASVPNTAPDTAASQDALALARRAGEIGILAERSFNRGLRAVYFSLASMAWLLGPEALIAATLFTLGILWRREFGSRTRAVLLADDRPPR; from the coding sequence ATGCCCGATCGTGCCCTTACCCTGATGCAGCTCTTCGCGCCGCTCGACTGGGCTGCGCTGGTCCTGCTGCTGGGCGCGATGCTGGGCGCCACGCTGCTGATCGAGCATCCGCCGGCGCGCCGCCTCTCCACCCATGTCCTGATGCGGCGCTACCGGCGCGAATGGATGCTGGAGATGGCCGCCCGCGACGTTCGCATCTTCGATTCGCAGGTGCTGGCGATCCTGCGCCAGGGATCCAGTTTCTTCGCCTCGACCACGCTGATCGTGATCGGGGGTGGCGCGGCGCTGCTGGGCCAGCCCGAGCGGCTGCGCACCGTCGCCCTCGACATCGTGCCCGAGTTGACCGGGCCGCTGATCGTCTGGGAGATCAAGCTGCTCGTCGTGCTGCTGGTCCTGCTTGCCGCATTTCTGAAGTTCGTCTGGGCGATCCGGCTTTTCGGCTACTGCGCGGTGATGATCGCCTCGGTCCCGAACACCGCGCCCGACACCGCAGCCAGCCAGGATGCGCTGGCGCTTGCCCGGCGCGCCGGCGAGATCGGGATTCTCGCGGAACGCAGCTTCAACCGGGGGCTCAGGGCGGTCTATTTCTCGCTCGCCTCGATGGCTTGGCTTCTCGGGCCCGAGGCGCTGATCGCAGCCACACTCTTCACGCTCGGCATACTCTGGCGCCGCGAGTTCGGGTCGCGCACCCGCGCCGTGCTGCTGGCGGACGACCGCCCGCCGCGCTGA